The following are encoded in a window of Spea bombifrons isolate aSpeBom1 chromosome 2, aSpeBom1.2.pri, whole genome shotgun sequence genomic DNA:
- the LOC128473760 gene encoding endoplasmic reticulum membrane adapter protein XK-like, with translation MKFPRSILISLFLYVAETILGLYLSSTYSTAVHRIWLYLTLLFCLLPCLLVQICFVCFHMEFFDDISLEHLFHLLQLGPLFRCVQVLRLYFINGKSEDPYDTLIKRKQLSEDGGWVEVEQEVGRVDMLLSKHSSAFRWASFIQAFFGSAPQLILQLYISISQQHISLCRCMLMSISLLSVTYGALQCNILAIRINYEDYDFTFRPAAYLCLLLWRFLEISCRVVVLGLFSSVFKTWTLCVVALNLLAFMLYSWISFWKNKSSGNKNGLSKCRTATERAVLNILYSVTSIFCWCPIQVELSEPDLITKSNNWCRITMYYMLRHIENAVLIFLWYIYQTDVYSLIGSTFLVALLLVGYTISMLFMLIFYQFLHPCRTLFTSSFVGGLMSGLKSLCCMCKPSRAPTNEHGSEVCEP, from the exons ATGAAATTCCCTCGCTCAATTTTGATTTCTCTGTTTCTATATGTAGCAGAGACAATCTTAGGCCTGTACTTGAGCAGCACATACAGCACTGCAGTGCACAGAATTTGGTTGTACTTGACCCTCCTATTCTGTCTTCTGCCCTGCCTTCTGGTACAGATCTGTTTTGTCTGCTTCCACATGGAATTCTTTGATGACATATCCCTGGAACATCTGTTTCATCTCCTGCAGCTGGGACCTCTGTTCAG GTGTGTGCAAGTTCTCCGCCTTTACTTCATTAATGGAAAATCAGAGGATCCATACGACACCCTCATTAAGAGGAAGCAGCTGTCTGAAGATGGCGGTTGGGTTGAGGTGGAACAGGAGGTTGGTCGCGTTGATATGCTGCTGTCCAAACACAGTTCTGCTTTCCGCTGGGCCTCCTTCATCCAAGCTTTCTTTGGGTCAGCACCTCAACTGATACTACAGCTGTATATTTCCATCTCGCAACAGCATATAAGCCTATGCAGAT GCATGCTTATGAGTATCTCTCTGCTGTCCGTTACGTATGGAGCGTTACAGTGCAACATCCTGGCCATTCGAATTAATTACGAGGACTATGATTTCACCTTTCGACCAGCTGCCTACCTTTGCTTATTGCTTTGGAGATTCCTTGAGATTTCCTGCAGAGTCGTCGTGCTTGGCCTCTTCAGCTCCGTTTTCAAAACATGGACCCTGTGTGTGGTGGCCTTAAATCTGTTGGCTTTTATGCTCTACTCATGGATCAGTTTTTGGAAGAATAAGTCATCGGGAAACAAGAATGGTTTGAGCAAGTGTAGGACTGCTACTGAGCGTGCTGTACTGAACATCCTGTACTCTGTGACGAGCATTTTCTGCTGGTGTCCGATTCAGGTCGAGCTCAGTGAGCCCGACCTGATTACCAAATCAAACAATTGGTGTCGCATCACCATGTATTATATGCTCAGACATATTGAAAACGCCGTCCTGATTTTCCTATGGTACATCTATCAAACAGATGTTTACTCGCTCATAGGTAGCACTTTTTTGGTCGCACTGCTCCTGGTGGGTTATACCATATCGATGCTCTTCATGCTGATTTTTTATCAGTTCTTGCACCCCTGCAGGACACTTTTCACATCCAGTTTTGTAGGTGGCTTGATGTCAGGCTTAAAGAGTCTTTGTTGTATGTGCAAACCTTCAAGAGCCCCAACAAACGAACATGGCTCCGAGGTCTGTGAGCCTTAG